The Flavobacterium galactosidilyticum nucleotide sequence AGTCAGAAACTTCGGTTTTTGCCGTAAGATGGCGTTTAGAACCAAAATCTCCAGAAGATGCTCTAAAGCAAAAAAATGGGGAATTAATTGAACCTTTGAAACCTATTGTGTATTATATTGATCCTGCTACACCTGATAAATGGAAAAAATACATCAAACAAGGTATTGACGATTGGCAAGTTGCTTTTGAAGCTGCTGGTTGGAAAAACGCCATTCGTGGTGAATATTGGCCAGAAAATGATCCAACGATGAGTCTGGAAGATGCTCGTTTTTCGGTTTTAAGATATTTCGCTGCAGAGATTCAAAATGCATACGGACCAAATGTACATGATCCTAGAAGTGGGGAAATTTTAGAAAGCCACATTGGTTGGTATCACAACATTATGAGCCTTCTGAGAAACTGGTATTTAATTCAGACTGCTGCTGCAAATCCAGAAGCAAGAGCTAAGAAATTTGACGATAAATTAATGGGGGAACTAATTCGATTTGTTTCTTCTCACGAAGTAGGACATACATTAGGTTTGCGTCATAATATGGGTGCAAGTTCTGCAACTCCTGTTGAAAAATTAAGAGACAAAGACTTTGTAGCAAAAAATGGACATACCTCTTCTATAATGGATTACGCTCGTTTTAATTATGTGGCGCAACCTGAAGATGGTGTAACAGACTTTTTTCCAAAAATTGGAGACTATGACAAATGGGCTATCAAATGGGGTTACTCATATTTTGCAGATGCAAAATCTGAAAAGGCTGAAAAAGCTATTTTGAATGAAATGACAAAAGAAGCGTATAAGAACAATCGCTTATGGTTTGGAACTGAAACGAGTCCGTATGACCCTAGATATCAAACAGAAGATATTGGAGATAATGCCATGAAAGCATCTGAATATGGAATTAAAAACTTAAAACGAATTCTACCTAATTTAGTTCAATGGTCTAGTGAAAAAGGAGAAAGCTACAGTGAACTAGATGATCTGTACGCTGCTCTAACTGGACAGTTTAGAAGATACATGGGACATGTAACTAAAAACGTAGGTGGAATTTATGATTCGCCAAAAACGTATGACATGACTGGAGATCAGTTTGTAGTTGTTCCAAAAAGTATTCAGAAAGAAGCGGTAACATTCTTAAACAATCAATTATTTACTACTCCTAAATGGTTGTTGAACCAAGATGTTCTTTCGAAAATTAATCCAGAAAGTGGTGTTGAAGCAATCAAATCCATGCAAGATGCTACATTAAGCAGTTTACTTGCTGGAGATAGAATAGTTCGACTAATTGAAGCATCTAGCGCAAACAAAGACAATTATTCTGTTGATGAATTAATCACTGATTTAAATAAAGGAATTTTCTCTGAATTAAAAGGTGCAAGTTCTATAGATATATATCGCAGAAACGTACAGAAACTATACGTAGACAAGTTAATCGAGATGCTTAAACCAGGTACTGCGACTGTTAGAGCAGTTCCAGTAGGTGTCACTTATGGATTTACGACAAAAAGAGTTAATCTATCACAAACTGATTTACCATCTATAAGTAGAGGGCAGTTGAATGCATTGAAAAACGATTTAAAAATGTCTTCTGCTAGAATGAGCGATCGAATGAGTAAATATCATGTTCAAGATTTGATTTCGAGAATTGGTCAAGCTTTAGATCCAAAGTAATTTAAATATATAAACCCGGCAAATTGTAAAAAATCTGTCGGGTTTTTTGTTTCTTAGAATGACTAAACCGCTTCGTATTAAAACTTTATAAATCTACTTATGTGAGCAATAGTATTCCACTTTGAAATGCACAAATAAAGTAAAAAAAATTAGCCACACATTAAATTGATTTCAAAGGACTAACTCCTTATTATCATCTTAATATGTGGCTAAAATTTATACAAGCTAAAGCAAATTGAAATAAAAACGCATTGTTTTAAAATCTATTTGCGACTACTAAATTAGGCGTCCGTAGATTCTGGAAGCATTTTTTCACTATCACCTTCCCATTGCCCTACAACTGATGTAGCTAAAGCATTTCCTAAAACATTTGTTGCGCTTCTAAACATATCACAAAAGTGGTCAATTGGCAATATTAGTGCAATTCCTTCGATTGGAATATCAAACATTCCGCAAGTCGCAGCAACAACAACTAAACTAGCTCTTGGTACACCTGCAATTCCTTTGCTCGTAAGCATCAAAACTAAAAGCATAGTCATTTGTGTTCCAATATCTAAATCGATACCGTAGGCTTGAGCAATAAAAATACTTGCAAAAGTCATGTACATCATACTTCCGTCTAGATTGAACGAATAGCCTAGTGGTAACATAAAAGAAACAATCTTGTCTTTAACTCCAAAACGTTCTAACTCTTCTGTTAACTTTGGAAAAACAGCTTCACTACTAGTAGTTCCAAAAGCAATGATTAATGGACTAACGATTCGTTTAAGTAATATAGTCATCCTACTTTTTAGAAAAAGATAACCTACTAAAATCAAAATGACCCAAAGAGAAGAAATTCCAATTAAAAAGGAACCAAAAAACTTAAAGTAGGTAATCGCTAATTCTTGAAAATCCCTAACTGCAAAAACTCCCGCTATTGCTCCAAAAACTCCAATTGGCGCAAATTTCATAACATAGTTCACCATTTTCAGGACAATATGTGATGTTTTTTCTAAAGCATTAGTTACTGGTTTTACATAATCTCCTAAAGAAGCTGCAGCTAAACCAAAGAAAATCGAGAAAATTACAATTTGCAAAATCTCATTAGTAGCCATTGCCTCAAATATACTTTTAGGAACAATATGCTCAATAAAGTTTTCAAAAGATATATTCTGTGTTTTTCCTGTTACTTCTGATGCTGATGCTAAATCAATACTTGGAAGATTAAGTCCAACTCCTGGTTTAAGCACATTTACGAAAAACATCCCTAATAGTAAAGAAATAAATGAGGCTGTAAAAAACCAACCCATTGCTTTACCACCTATTCTACCTACAGCTTTAATGTCTCCAAGCTTAGCTATTCCTACTACTAAAGTGGTAAAAACTAAAGGAGAAATTATCATTTGAACTAGCCTAATAAATACAGTAGCTAGTATTTTTATTTTTTTGCTGAAAGCTGCAGCATCTGCAGGAGAGATATAATTATGTATGATAATGCCTAAAACAGCACCTAAAACCATAGCAATTAATATTTGTCCTGTTAATCCTTTAAAGAAGGATGGACTTTTCGTTGTAGTATTATCATTCATTAATTTAGTTATTTAGGTTTTATTTAGCCTTACAATTTTATTATAAATCTTTTAGAAACAACACATAAGCAAATAGCATCGAAAATTACGAGGGAATTTTAATATTAATATGTTTTATTTATCAAATGAAAATCAGCTAATACTATCGCTGCCATAGCTTCAACGATGGGTACAGCACGTGGAACAACGCAAGGATCATGACGTCCCTTTCCAGTCATTTCAGTAATATTTCCAGTACTATCTAACGATTCTTGTTTTTGCATAATAGTTGCAACAGGTTTGAAAGCTACTCGGAAATAAATATCCATTCCGTTGCTTATTCCTCCTTGAATTCCTCCAGAAAGATTAGTTCTTGTAGTCCCGTCAGTATTGTAAAGATCATTATGTTCGCTACCTTTCATTTTTGCACCGCAAAATCCGCTTCCATATTCAAAACCTTTTACAGCATTGATCGATAGCATTGCTTTACCAAGTTCAGCATGCAGTTTATCAAAAACTGGTTCTCCAAGTCCAACTGGCACATTCTGAATCACACAGGTTACAGTTCCACCTACAGTATCACCTTGTTTTCTAATATCACGAATATAGTCTTCCATAACAACTGCCATTTCTTCGTCAGGGCAGCGAACAGGATTATTTTCGATTTTTGAAAAGTCTAAATCTTGGTATGGTTTTTCTAAGAAAATAGGACCTACTGACGAAACGTAAGCATTTATTTTTATGTCTTTCAACATTTGTTTAGCTACAGCTCCTGCCACTACTCTACTGGCTGTTTCACGAGCAGAACTACGTCCACCACCGCGATAATCACGTACGCCATACTTTTTCTCATAAACATAATCGGCATGACTGGGTCTATAATTATCTTTTATATGCGAGTAATCATCTGATTTTTGATTGGTATTAGGAATAATAAAACCAATTGGTGTTCCGGTGGTTTTACCTTCAAATATTCCGGATAGGAATTGAACATCATCCGGTTCTTTACGTTGCGTAACAATAGCGGATTGCCCGGGCTTTCTTCTTGACATTTCAAATTGAATTGCATCTAGATCTAATGCTATTCCTGGAGGACAACCGTCTATTATTCCACCTAAAGCTTCGCCATGAGATTCTCCAAAAGTTGTTATTCTAAATAGTGTTCCGTAGCTATTTCCTGCCATTATAATTAGTTTTTAACAAAAGTACCATTTTAGTTTAAAGTTCAAAATTTTAGAGTTTAAAGTTTTAAGAAACATTTCAGTAAATTGTTAATATAGTAGTCTTATCCCTTATTTATCAACTTCAAATTACTTTTCCTATAATTACAAATCAATTATTCCCATTAACTTAAAATTCTGGATAGTTATATTATTTATAGACTACTAAGTAATAATAATGTGGTAATTATGTAATTATATTGTAAAATTTTATAAGTAGCAATCTAACTAAAGGGCTAGATTTGCACCAATAAAAAACACACTTATGAAAAAATTAATTTTATCGGCAATAATGTTAATTGGATTAGCATTTACCGCAGAGGCACAGGATATTTCTAAAAATGCTTTAGGTTTACGTTTAGGAGGTAATAATGGTTTTGGTGGAGAACTTTCTTACCAAAGAGGATTATCTAAAAACAATAGACTTGAATTAGATTTAGGATGGAGAAACAGAAGTAATTACGATGACCATGATTACGATGACAACGCTATCAAATTAGCAGCATTATACCAATGGGTTTGGAACATTGATGGTGGTTTCAACTGGTATGCTGGTGTAGGTGGTGGTGCAGGTAACTACAGTTATGACGATAAAAATGACAAGCGTTATAGCGATACTTTCGTATTTGCTGCTGGAGATATTGGACTTGAATACAACTTTGACTTTCCATTGTTAATTTCTTTAGATTTCAGACCTGAGTTCGGTGGAAATGGATATTATAAAAATAATTATGGTTCTGATATTGCGTTGGGTTTAAGATTCCAATTTTAATACCATCATAAACTATCTATGAAATAGGCTGTTCGTAACGAACAGCCTATTTTTTTTTATATCATTGTCCTTTATAATTTGACACCCATTTCACAAATCTCCAAAGATTAATTTGTGAAATGGGTGTCAAGAAAGTCAATCATAGTCTGCTTAACAGATAGTCCTATTATTTTATTTAAACACAATAGGTTTTTTAGAATTTATCTTTACTACACTAAAAGGAGAAGTAAAGGATTGTGTTACCATACTTCCTGGAACAGGATTCGTTTCTTTAACAGTTATTATAATATTAGAATCTGTTTCCACAACATTTTCAATCCCAATACTATATCCTCCAGTAGATTTTTCTCCCATATTCAAAATAACAAAATTAGCATTCTGAACATCAGTAGCATTAATTTTATGTTTTAAAGAATCATCATTCAGCAACATTTTAATTTCATTTGGCTCAGAAAGTATTTCAAAAAAACGGATACTTGCTCCACCATAAGACTGCTGAGTTACTATTTCATACAGTTTATTGGCATCAGTACTTTTGACAATAGCTGTGCTACAAGAGGCTAATGCTATTACAAATAATGATAGAATTATTTTTTTCATTTTATATTTTTAAATTTAGCTAAGTAAGTCGAAAGTTTAAAAGTCATAAAGAAAAAAGAAAAAACATTTTGAATAATCCCTTAAAATCAACCTGTCGTATCGTTTTTATCTAATTTTAAAATACGCCATTATACGATTATTATTGCATATTACATATTCCTTATTGCTGATTGCTTATTCCTTATTCCTTATTATTTATTGCATATTGCTTATTACATATTCCTTATTCCTTATTATTTATTGCTGATTGCTGATTGCTTATCGCTTATCGCCTATTTCTTAATCAACTTCTGCAAATGTGATTTACTGCTATAAATTATTAAATACAACTTATAAATATTTATTAATAGCCTTTTGATACAGTGCTTCGTACAGCGGTAAAATGTTTAGAATATCAAATTTTTTTGCAACTGAAAATGCATTTTCTTTAAATTTTTCGAGCGTGGCATTATCTTTCAAGATTTTCAATGCATTTTGAGCCATTTCTTCTACATTCCCTACATCACTTAAATAACCGGAAATACCGTCAAAGTTTACTTCGGGTAAACCACCTGAATTACTAGAAATAACAGGAACGTTCCACGCCATTGCTTCTAGGGCAACCAACCCAAAACTTTCTGTTTCTGATGGCAATAAAAATAAATCTGTCAAGCATAAAATCTTGTCAATTTCGTTACTATTACCAAAGAAAATTACTTTATTCTCAATGCCTAATTCTTGGCAAAGGTATTCTGCTTTTTCTTTTTCAGGACCATCTCCTACCATCATCAATTTAGCTGGAATCTCTTTTTGGATATTATAGAAAATTTTTATTACATCAGGAATTCGCTTTACTTTTCTAAAATTACTGATATGCGTTATAATACGCTCATTCTCATTTGCCATAACAGAGCGTTGACATGGAGCAGTAACATCCTTAACATTTTTATCCAATTCAATAAAATTAGGAATCACCTCAATATCCTTTTTTATATTGAATAATTTCATTGTGTCATCCTTCAAACTTTGGGAAACCGAAGTAACAAAATCTGATTTATTGATGCTGAAAGTTACAGCAGGTTTGTAAAATGGATGATTCCCTACTAAAGTAATATCCGTACCATGCAAAGTGGTTACCATAGGAATATTAATTCCTTCATCTTTTAGCATTTGTTTAGCCATGTATCCAGCATAAGCGTGCGGAATAGCGTAATGTACGTGTAGTAATTCAATTTTATATAACTTAACCATATCGACTAATTTGCTTGACAAAGCCAATTCATACGGTTGGTAACGAAACAATGGATATTCAGGAACATTCACTTCGTGGTAGTGCACATTAGGGCTCAAAAGCGCTAAACGTACTGGCTGGTTGTAGGTTATAAAATGGATTTCATGACCACGACGAGCCAATTCTAAACCTAATTCTGTAGCGACAACACCACTTCCACCAAAGGTAGGATAACAAACTATTGCAATTTTCATGTATGTAATTTAATAAAAACGAATTTAGTAAAATACAGATGAGTTTTATGGAAATTTAAGTTAAAAAATAAGTTGAAGATTTAAAACTTCATTCGCTGAATCCGTACTGCATTTAAAATGGCTAATAATGCCACGCCCACATCTGCGAAAACGGCCTCCCACATCGTTGCTAAACCACCAGCTCCGAGAATTAAAACGACCAATTTTACGATAAAAGCCAAAGTTATATTTTGCCAAACAATTTGTTTTGTTTTTCGTCCAATATTTATCGCTGTGAATATCTTCGTGGGCTTATCATTTTGTATGACAATATCAGCCGTTTCAATGGTCGCATCGCTTCCTAAACCTCCCATTGCAATTCCAGCATCTGCCAGAGCTATTACGGGAGCATCATTTACTCCATCGCCCACGAATGCCACTTTCATTTTTTGATTTAGCAGTAATTCTACTTTTTCCACTTTATGCTCTGGTAATAAATTACCAAGGGCTTCATCAATATTTAATTCTTTGGCTACAGCCGAAACCACTGCTTGATTATCACCAGAAAGTAAAATTGTTTTAATTTTTAATTTATGTAAACTTTCAATGGCCGTTTTGGCATCTTCTTTTATTTCATCAGCAATAATAAAATGACCTGCATATTTTTGATTGAATGCCACAACGATTGTAGTATAAGGAATCGTGTCCAATTCAGTATCATAATCGATATCCAATTTCTTCATCAATTTAGGACTTCCAACTGCAATTTCGTTTCCATTTACTCGCCCTTTCAATCCCATTCCAGGAATCTCACTTACATCAGTAACTGTAATTTCATTATAATTATCATTGGCAAATGCCACTATCGCTGAACCTACAGGATGTGTCGATTTTGCTTCGATTGCTGCAGTATATCTAACTAAATCAACTGCAGAAATACCGATAGCAACTACCTTTTGAACTTTAAAAACACCTTTAGTCAACGTACCTGTTTTGTCCATTACAACCACTTGAATGGCAGCCATCACATCTAGAAATGTAGAGCCTTTAAACAAGATTCCGTTTTTACTAGCTGCTCCAATTCCACCAAAATATCCTAAAGGAATGGAAATAACCAACGCACATGGACAGGAAATAACCAAGAAAATCAAGGCTCTGTATAACCAATCCTTAAATGTATAATCATCAACAAACAACATTGGAATCAAACAAATCCCTATGGCTAGATAGACAACAACTGGAGTGTATACTTTAGCAAACTTTCGAATAAATAACTCTGTTGGTGCTTTTTTAGCAGTGGCTTCCTGAACCATGTCCAAAATTTTAGACAATTTACTATCTGTAAATGCTGTAGTCACTTCGACAAGAGCAACGGCATTTAAATTAATCATTCCCGCGAGAATTATTTCCCCTTTTGACTTGGAATCAGGTTTACTTTCTCCTGTTAATGCTGCTGTATTGAAAGTAGCATAATCGGATAGTAATTTACCGTCAAGGGCTAGTTTTTCTCCTGGTTTTAACTCAATAATTTCGCCAATGCTTACATCAGAAGCTTTCTTCGAAATCACTTTTTTCCCTTCTAAAACATTGGCCACATCCGGTCTTTGATCCAATAATGATTTTATATTTGATTTGGCTTTTCTTACTGCTAACATTTGAAATAATTCTCCAATAGAATAGAACAACATCACAGTAACTCCTTCAGCATATTGGCCAATTGCAAAAGCACCAACAGTAGCAATACTCATTAGAAAAAATTCTGAAAAAACATCACCTCTTTTAATACTTTGATAAGAATCTTTCAAAACTGGAAACCCTACTGGAAGATAGGCAACAACATACCAAGCAATTCGAATCCAACCACTAAACCAAGTTTGAGAAAATAAATGATCAAACGATATTGCTACTCCCAAAAGAACGAAACTGATAACAGAAGGTAGAAATAGTTCTAATACTGATTGATTTTCGCCGCCATGATCATGGTCGTGCCCAGAATGTCCACCTTCATTATCGTCTGAGCCACAGCATCCCGCTGTTGCATATCCGCTTTTAGGATTTGATTTATTCTCTGGTGCGCAACACTCATTATCGTGATCTTCGTGTTTATGTAAGTGTGTCATTTTTAATAATTTTATCTTTCATAAAGAAAGTAAAGTAAATAATAATCAAAATTGTAGCAATTCCAGTTGTAATAAATGTTGCCGAAGCACCAAATTCATACCAAATAAGTCCTGCAAAAGAACTCGCAATTAATGCACAAATACTTTGAAATGCTGAATAAGTTCCTATAGCGGTAGCAGTATCTTTTTTATCACTTATATTACTAATCCAAGCTTTTGATACTCCTTCAGTCGCCGCAGCATAAACGCCATATACAAAAAAGAATATCGCAATCAGATACCTGTTGTCACTAAAAGCCATTCCAAAATAGACTATCGCAAACAAGGCTAGTCCAAAAACAAACATCTTCTTTAAACCTATTTTATCTGCTAAAATACCAATTGGTAAAGAAGTAATTGCATAAACCAAATTATAAAAGATATATATACCAATTACATAGGTATCGTTAAGACCTACTTGTTTTGCTCTTAATAACAAAAAAATATCAGAACTATTAAATGCTGCAAATACCAATAATCCTATTACCACTTTTTTATATTCATCTGAACTTAATTTCCAATACTTTAAAAAAGATAAAAAGGAAACCTTGTTTTTACTAACCGGTTCACTATAAGAGTTATCTTTTAGCAAAAACGAAACAAAAACAGCGAGCAAACCTGGAAGAAATGCTATATAAAAAAGAGTTTTATATTGTTGTGGATAATAATATAAATAGATCAGTGCAATCAGAGGACCTACAACGGCTCCAAAAGTATCCATTGCTCTATGGAAACCAAAAATCTTACCTTTGGTTTCAGGAGTTGCTTCATGGGATAAAATAGCATCGCGAGCACCCGTACGAATACCTTTTCCAAAACGGTCGATCGTTCTCGCAAAGAAAATCCACAATGGAAAAATAAACAACGCCATCATGGGCTTAGAAATTGCGCTCAGACCATAACCAAATTGTACAAAAGGAGTGCGCTTACCTGAATTATCGGATAATTTACCAAAATAACCTTTACTTAAACCCGCTAAAGCTTCGGCAAATCCTTCTAAAACTCCAATTAATACAATTGAAAACCCAATCGTTTTAAGATAAATAGGCATAATAGGGTAAAGCATTTCACTTGCCGTATCAGTAAACAAACTTACTAATGATAATATCCAAACCGGCCTTGAAATATACTTTAACATTCTCATTTTATGAATATTTTATTTCATAAATACTAATTCATTCTATTAGTTCAGGTTGCTTGTGTTTTTCGGATCTCTTTTTATTAATCCACTTATTAAGTTTATAACTAATATAAGCAGAACCACTCCCTACAATTGCTCCCGCTACAACATCAGACGGATAATGCACGCCTAAGTGCATCCTAGAATACCCCACAGCAGATGCCCATGCAAATGAAGGAGCAATAATATACCATTTAGGATATTCCATACTCAATGATGTTGCAGTTGCAAATGCAGTAGAAGTGTGTCCTGAGGGGAATGAATATCCAGGTGCTGCAGTTACTTTTTCAATATCTGGATAGGTATTAAATGGTCTTTCCCTCTTTATAGAATATTTTAAAGCCGTGGTAATAAATGCCGAAACTAGAAAGGTTTCTCCAATAAATAATGCTTGATTTTTGATAGTACTGTCTTTCTTTATTAGTCCAACAGAATAAATAATTAAAGGAGTTGCAACACTAATTGGCAACGTACTGTTTGTTATTGCCTTAAATGTAGGATCTAATGAGGTATTTCGGTTAACATTTATATCACTCAAAATAGTGATATCAATATTTTGAGCATTGATAAAGCTTACGCAGAAAAACAACCCAATAAAATTAGTAATTTTCAAAAAATGATTCCTTTTATTCATACCAATTATTTTCATATCAAATATACCTAGTTCCTATTAAAAACTGTAGTTAAATTTTTGAAAACAAATTTTTATCTGAAATCTTAACTAATATTATAAAATATTTTTGGAATGCTATTTATATTAAATTCATTCAAGCGAATACAATAATTTATTATCTAACAATTGCTTCATAGATGACTTGCTGAATGTCTTCGCGAATATTAGCTTTAGATAATTTATTTTCAGTAGCAACGGGAAAAGTTCTATTAGATAAAAAAACATATACAATTTGATTTTCCGGATCAGCCCAAGCCATCGTTCCGGTATAACCAGTGTGCCCAAAACTAGTCATTGAAGCACATCCGCAAGTAGGACCTGAAACGCCTAACTGTGGTTTATCAAAACCGACACCTCGCCTATTTCCTTCTGCGCAAAAATAACAGGTATTAAAATCATCGAATGTTTTTTCAGAAAAATAAAGTTGATTCCCATAACTTCCTTTTTGCAAATAAAGTTGCATTATTTTAGCTACATCCATCACATTCGAAAAAACTCCTGCATGTCCCGAAACACCTCCTTCTAAACCAGCTGACAAGTCATTTACATATCCTTGCAAAAGCTGATGACGGAAATAAGCATCTGTTTCTGTTGGTGGTATTCTATTTTTATCAAATTTAGTCAACGGATTAAAACTAGAATTGTTCATACCTAATGAACGATAAAAGTTCTCTTGAATTAAAACATCTAGGCTTTTTCCAGTGGTTTTCTCTAGATAATCTTTTAGAATCATAAAGGTAAGATCGCTGTATCTGTATTCTTTTTTATGTGAAAGCTTACTATCAACAATCATTTTCATAATTGTGTCACTAAAATCATTTCTAATATAAAGACTATCACCTAATTTCTTCGTGAAATTAACTTCAGGCGTTTTTCTAAAATATGCTTCCGAAGGTTTTTTGGATTGATTTAATGCTTCTTTGTAAAAGGGAAGTCCCGCAGGTAATCCTGCATAATGTGACAATAAATCCTTGAAGTTAATATTTTGCTTATTT carries:
- a CDS encoding phosphatase PAP2 family protein; translated protein: MNKRNHFLKITNFIGLFFCVSFINAQNIDITILSDINVNRNTSLDPTFKAITNSTLPISVATPLIIYSVGLIKKDSTIKNQALFIGETFLVSAFITTALKYSIKRERPFNTYPDIEKVTAAPGYSFPSGHTSTAFATATSLSMEYPKWYIIAPSFAWASAVGYSRMHLGVHYPSDVVAGAIVGSGSAYISYKLNKWINKKRSEKHKQPELIE